Genomic segment of Hemiscyllium ocellatum isolate sHemOce1 chromosome 19, sHemOce1.pat.X.cur, whole genome shotgun sequence:
CCTTAAGCCTATGCTCTCTATATAACACTCTTCTTGCACAATTCAGTGAATTCTTCTTGTCTGGAACAAGCATTTTTATTATCCCCTTTTCCTATGATTGTTTTCATCTTGAAATTGAACAAAAATCCAGAAATCAATTTGGCTAATTGAATTTTTCTATAAAGTATCTTGAAAATTTAGCTTTCCTAAACCCTTCCCTTTGATCATTGAAGACTTTTGAGAGAAATGATAGGGCAACATTTGGCATACAAATTAAATATTCCACGAAGAAAGCTTCAGAACTTCACAACCTCCAGATGTTTTTAAATGCTTTAGTTTTTAAAGTGTCACATTTGTTGTAATTTATTAAATTGAACAATCAATTTGCACATAGCAATTCTCAAACAGTAGTATGATAACCAGAGTTGGGGATGGGGGCAGGTGTTGATTGAGTGAACAATTGGCCAGGACATTAAAATAAATCCCCTGCTGTTCATCAAAACAGTACAGACGAATTTCTTAAGCCCATCTAAGAGGGCAGGTGAGGACTTGGCTTAAAGTCTAGTCCAAAAGATGACAGCTTtaacaatgcagcacttcctcagtgctgCATTGAGCTGCAGTCTGGAGTTTTGTGTTAAAGTTCTGGAGTGTGACCTAACCCTCAAATTTACCACAGCTGGCACTTGGATGATAAAAGTTTTTTTATGTGCATGGTGAAATTGTGAATGAAGAAACTATGCACTCATACTTACAAAATCTAATGcttttttttaaggtgaaaaATTGGGTGAAAGAATTGCGGAAAATGTTAGGAAATGATATTTCTTTATGCATTGTAGGTAAGTGTTCATCTCATCCGCTAgtaaatgattttgtttttaaataataatCTTGAGTTGAATAATGTTTCAGAATTTGATATTGTTCTAAAATAAAGATTTGAATTTTAGCTTGGATGCATATTACATTATCATTGGGTGGGTCAGGAGTTTGGAGATCAGGAAACCCTGATAGGTTTCCGGAATCTTGACTTCTTTCTTTCTAGGTTTCCTACCAAAAATTAACCTGCTAGTTCTCCAACAAACAGACTACATCACAAGACTGCAGCTGATGTTTTCTCGAAGGTCTAATTGGTGGAGGGGTGAAGACACTGATGTAGGAGATATAACTGAGGGGCGGGGGGCGGAAATTGATGGTGATTGGAGAGATGGTGGTGTGGGGCTGAAGAATCATGAAGATGGAGGAGAGTGGGTTGGGAATGTAGAGGTTTATCTGGTAACTTATTGCACTTGGAAGATGCCCTCATCTTCCTATCGCATAAGCTATAATGTAAGTGCAGTTATTTCATGAAACCTGTTCCTCTCGCTTTCTTTTACCTACTGAGTTTTACAAGGCCTGGAAAACCCAATTACTATCTATGATTTAAAAATTACTGTTAAAATGAAGGCATGTGACTTCAGtaaactattttaaaatcaacctgaatttttttttttggcAAAGTGATCAAATGGAGTGATAAAAATGCTAGATGCCATTAAATTAAACATCTCATTACCTTCACTTCGAAGTTATATGACTATAGAACCTCCTGGCCAAAAACCTGGTCATTGAGATATATGGTTTTGTTTTAGTATTATATGAGGATAAgattatcctggaacatttaagtTAAGAAATGATTAAAAGATTGCGTTTTATgtcagtgaaatatttttcccaaAACTTTTACAAACATCCTGTATTTTAAAAGTCAGTATTGAAGATTTCCTCCATGTGCTATTTTGAGTgaaaattttaaataatttttacaATTCCATTTATGATTTTGTTAAATGTTCTACGGAGAATAAATATCGCCCTTCTGTCAAATGCCTTAACTTTATTAGCACATTCCGAGTTACCGTGGTGTGTGGCTTAGAAGGAAACTTGCAGTTGTGGCATGTCTGTGAATCTGCTGCATTTATCCTCCTAGGTAGtaaaggtcacaggtttggaaattGCTGTAAAGGGAGCCTTGTTGCATTACTATAATTCATCTGGTAAACAGTGTGCTCCCTTACTACCACTGTGCTTAGTGATGCAGGAAACAAATGTTGATGGTGGCAGTTATGGTGCCAATCAACCAGGTTACCTTGTCCTGATTAGTATCAAGCCTCTTGTGTTGTTTGAGCCGCACCAATCCAGGAAAATGGAGAGTATTTTTTCTCACTCCTAACATCTGCCATGTAGATTTTGGACAGGGACTGGCGGGACAGTTTGTAACCTGTGATTTGTTTGtgtagccacagcatttataATGTTGAtccaattcaatttctggtcCATGATAATCTTCCAGGATATTGATCGTGGGGTATTCAGAGACGGTAATGCTTTTGGATGTCAAGGGATTACATTCTCTGTTGCTGGAGATGTCATGCCCTCCTTTCAAGTGAcatgaatgttgcttgccactaTTAGCCTAGATCTGAATGTtgtctagattagggtggtgctggaaaagcacagcaggtcaggaagcatccgaggagcaggaaaatcaacattttgggcaaaagccctttatcaacCCTAATgtaggacttttgcccgaaatgtcaattttcttgcttttcggatgctgcctgacctgctgtgcttttccagcaccactctaatctagtctctgatttccagcatctgcagtcctcacttttgcctactgaATGTTTTCTAGGTCTTGCTGCAAATGTATGTAAAATATTTAAGTCAGGTGTTGTGAGTAGTGCTGAGCatcatgcaatcatcagcaaatgtccCCACTACTGACCTTAGAATGGATGTGACTCCACTTAGTGGAGAGTTTCTCACTGATTCACATTGTCTGTAGTTTTATTAGGGTTCCTTGAAGACATACTTGGTctaatgctgccttgatgtccaATTGATGTCAATAgtagtcactctcacttcacctttggaattcaggtcTTCTGTCTGTGTTTGGATTGGTCCTGTAATAAGGTCGAGAGCTAAGTGGCTCTGGTGCAACCTAACCTGATCATCATTGAGCAGGTGACTCTTTGAAAGTTCACTTGATTGAACTGTAGTAACTCCTTCCATCATTTTGTTCAAGAGCAGACTGATAGAGTGATAATTGGCCAGGTTATATTTGACCCTCTTTTTATGctcaggacatacctgggcaactttccacattgccAAATAGATGCCTATAACTGTTCTGGAACAGCTTGGACAGGAGcgcagctagttctggagcacaagtcttcagcactattgTTGGAGGATGCTGAGATGGGTCccccactcagcacttctggtgAAAGATGCATGCAAATACTTCAGACCTGTCTTTTGCAATGACATGCTGGTTCCCCATCCTTGGGGATACAGCAATTTGTGGAATCTCCAACTCCTGCCAGTTAATTACCATTCGTGACTGAATgtgcagaactgcagagcttagatctgatccgttatATGTGGGATCACTTAGCATTCTTTACTGTTTGCTACCTCAGTTATTTAgcgtttcaccaggttgacacccaATTTTTTAAAGTATGACTGATGCTGCTCCTGCATGCTGTCCCACACTCTTCTTGTATTCGGCTTATTTTTTAGCTTGCTGGTTGTGGTAGAATGGGGAATATGCCAAGTCATGAGGTTTTAAATTGTTGTTGAATACAATACTGCTGCATGATCGCCAACAGTGCCTCATGGTAGCCCAGTTTTGAGTTGATGGGTGTGTTCAAAAACTGTCCCATTTAGCAGGTTGATAATGTCACACAGAACAGCAGAGGATATCCTCAACAGAGATGATAGGACTTTGCAAAGACTATGCAGTGTTCACTCCTACCACTACTATtgtggacagatacatctgtgaCTGTTTGATTGATGAGAtgtgatattgcagctgtataggatagCAAtaaggtcacttttagaatacaaggttcaattctggtccccctgctataggaaagatgttaaattttaaaaggttcagaaaagatgtacaagggattggagggtttgaacaaaagggagaggctgagaggtgatcttgtagagccttataaaaccatgaggggaatGAATAGCATTAATAAACAAGACCTTTTCCCCagggaggggagtccaaaattagagggcataggtttaaagtgagaggagaaagatttaaaaggatccaaagggacaacgttttcatgcagaggctggtgcatttttggaatgagctgcaacaGGAAATGGTGAGGCAagtacaatgataacatttaaaacgcatctaaatggatacatgaatagaaaggttttagagggatatgggccaaatgctggtgaatgggactagatcaccttagaatatctggtcagcgcagaagagttgaaccaaagggtctgttttcatgctgtacaactctattactctatatgTAGAGTTTTGGCCTTATTTTTCCAGTAATTTGTCACAGTTATTATAAACTAAATTTACAAAACAGTGATAACTGTCATGAGTTCCATCTTATCAATGCATGAGACTAATGTCTAAGTGTTAGAATTCCAAAATGATCATGGGATTTGTATTTTGAAAAGGCCAGAAACAAAAACTCAGTTTATGAACTTCATCTTAGTCACAAGATTGTGATCAGCTATTTGACaatatgtcctgagtgagttTTATTTTGTACTTCAGCTAAAAGTTGTTTGAAACTGTAATGTCTTATGGAGTGATTTAAGATAATTGTcttaaacatcaaatataataatgTAATTATCTGTATACTTATAAATATACTGCAGTAATTTTCAGTTATGTTAGTTGTTGAATTCACCAAGCCTGAGTCCAAATAGTAAATAATTCAGGACATCTAATTTGGAAAATGTTGCCAGAGAATAACTTCAGTGGTCAAGTGATGTCACATATCTATCATTTAAAGTATCAATGGTTTCGCTTGTTGAATGTGTTATTGAGGAGTAAGATGCAATTTAAAATTCAGTTATGCTACTAGTGCAAACCCAAAGTTTGAAGTTTTGCCTGTAAGGGACATTGTCCTGGTCTGAAAGTCTACATTGCTGCTTTGTTGTATTTCATCTTGGTGAGATCAAAAATATTAATTGGAAGTTGTTTGGACGAAATTTTATATCTTCAAGTTAACTGTTTTGATGGGATGATATTTCCTATGGTAGGGGAGGTGACAAGAAGACGTGTTTTTAAATTGTTGCAAAAGAGTAAGAAAAGAGGTTACCAGAAATATCTTACATAGAGAATTGTTGGAATGCTGAGTGCCTAGCTAAAGGTAATGTTTGAAGTAGAAACCACCGCACTAACAGATCTTTTAAGGAAAAAGTGGGGAAAAAATTGAAATAGAACATGATTGTGGGCTCTGGGGATTCGAGAAAGGCAGCAGGCTTAGTTTTCACTGATCTTGGAAACAACCGGCACAAAACTTGCTGGGCCAATGTAAACATACGTTATCTCAATCAAGAGCATGTAAAGGCTCCTTTGAGCCTACCCCACCGTTCAgtctgatcatgactgatcttctaCTTCAACTTCCTATTGGATTATTCCCAAATCCTTTAAATACCCAAAAATCTAATAATCTCTATCTTGAATAAACTCCATGACTGAGCATCCATAGTTTTCTgcatagagaattccaaaaactcACAACTCTTTAAATACTTAAGCTTCACTTCATCTCAGTACTAAATGGCCCTGCTCTTTTTCTGACACTGTGACACCTGGGTTTAGACACCTAAACCAAGTGATCCTGTCTCTCAGCATCTTGCTAAGATCCTTAAGAAGTGTGTATATAGCAATTGAATGCCGTGAAAGACATTTAGGTAGCACCTATCACAACCATCAACTGTCCCCAGGTACCCTATGATCAATAAATTACTTTTGAACTGTAGTCACTGCTATTATTGTAGGAAATGCAGTAGCTAAGTTGCACAAGACCAGACTCCTGAAAAAAAAAATAGATTCTGATCAGAGAATGCATTATTTTGATGTTGATTTAGAGATCTTTGAGTTTCTATGCAGTTGGTCTAAACATAAACCAAGATTGTTGGAAATGACCAGATTGCTTTAGGATTGTTgaaatgttgtggttctattcgctgagctgggaatttgtgttgtagacatttcgtcccctgtctaggtgacatcctcagtgcttgggagcctcctgtgaagcggctcccggcacccggaggaaacatcacagaagcgcttcacaggaggctcccaagcactgaggatgtcacctaaacgggggacgaaacgtctgcaacacaaattcccagctcggcgaacagaaccacaacaacgagcacccgagctacaaatcttctcacatacTTCGATTGTTGAAATTCCACTGTACGTACTGTATTATTTCCAGAACTTAGGTATGtaagaatatgggattttaattaaataaatattcaGCGAATACACTcatgtatatttgatttaatgaTCAAAGTTTTTGGTTTTCAGTAAAAAGTTGATGGGATGGTTGAAATTGCAGAATCTTGCATTAAATAGAATTTGATCCTGATTTAAAACTCATTGGCCTTGATGAGGAAGATTAGTATGCTGTTTGTGTATTCTAACCAATTTGAAAGCCTAGTACCTGTGATTCTAATGTTTATGTGCTTCTTTTATCAGGTAACAAATTAGACCTTGAAAAGGATCGTCATGTATCAGTTGAAGAAGCAGAGGTGTAAGTGCACAaacattctatttttctctcattGCACTAATTGAATTGCAAAATCAGCCTTAATTTAAAACTTGGATGTTAACTGATATTTGTACAGGTACGCTGAATCAGTTGGAGCAAAACACTTCCATACGTCGGCTAAGTTGAACAAGGGAATTGAAGAACTATTTCTTGACCTTTGTAAAAGTAGGTGAAATTTTGCCTCTTAATTATACAATAGTGGATGTTAACTGTTTGGTTAGACGTGTTGAAATTCAATTTAATTGTTAGAAGTAATAAAGAACTCTTCACATGTACCATCAGTGATTCAAACATCTGATGCAAAATGGAAAAAAGAATGTTCTTCTTGGTAGATATTCAATTTAATTGGATGTTACAGAAGAGTAACTGAAGTTATTTtcctaatttcatttttttagcaCATCTTATTAGAGATATAAAAATGTTGAATGGCTGTTTTAAATGTGGCAACAAATTTTTGACACATCCCCTTATCCACTTTGACAGTTTGTTTTCAGTAAATATTTTCAGTCTGTTACTTTCACAATTCAATCTATTTAGTCCTGAACCCTTACTCtttaagatttattttcttcACATCCAGTATCCTTTCATATGAGTTTCACTTCAAACAATTTCTAATAAAGCATTCTAAATCATTACTTTGTAAAAAAATacattctcctaacctgtcttcATGCCTGGGCAAATCAGTTATGTGCCTggtttgaatttaaacaaaagccGGTTAGTTAACTGTTCCTTGGTACGTTCTATATGGCAATGTCTTTACTAACTGGTGCCAATTACCAACTAATCTGCACCCTCTCGTCATGCAGTGTTAGTTGTCATTCCGTTTGAGATTTTTACATTTCTtacctgatgagtgcaagacataAGTATTTGATAGCAATACAGTACTCAGTCTCTTCTGTATCTTGATAGCTTTCACGATCTTCTAAATCAAAGTGCAAAAAGTGTGGAAACTATATTTAAACTTTCTTTTAAATATAGACTCAATGTTATCTCCTTTTTTTGTACTGAACAAGTTTTACTTTTGTTGAAGagttgtggcgctggaaaagcacagcaggtcaggcagcatccgaggagcaggaaagtcaatattTCGAGCACAAGGTCTTCATTGGGAACAAAGGGGTggcccaagagggctgagagataaatgggagggggtgggctggtgggggggggcAAAGTATCCTTGCATGTCTTTGGCCGCCTCCACCATCAAACTCTAGCCACTGGTGCCCTTCATCTTtcatcttgggaccctccaaccacacggaatcaatgtgaatttcaccagtttcctcatttcctctctccccaccttatgccagatctaaccttccaattcggtactgccttcttgaacctgtCCATCTTTTTTCCCATcaatctgttccaccctcctctctgacctatcaccttcaccctatcTTCACTTACCTATCTCATTCTCAACTACCTTCGTCCCTCCACACCCCGCCTCCCcattatctctcaacccccttgggccactccctcattcctgatgaagagcttatgattgaaatgttgactcttcctCTACTTAGATGCTGCCTgctcggctgtgcttttccagcaccacattgtttgactctgatctccagcatctgcagtcctcactttctccaagttttgTTTTTGACCTATTTTCAGGAATGATAGAAACAGCCCAAGCTGAAGAAAGGGCAAAAGGTAATGGCAATGGCCAATCTGCAAACACAAGAAGAGGTGTACAGATAGTTGATGATGAACCCCAACAACAGAGCAGCGGAGGCTGCTGTTCTTAACCGACCAAAACTGTTGAGCTTTGTTTTTGACGTGGAGACTGCcatgcatcacatcacatttctTATCAGCTGAATGTTGTGTTTTAAAACTCATCTTAAAGGACTAAAAGTGCTAAACAAAGCGAAATGTATGACCAGAAggttttgcttttcctttctttttacaCTTGTCTGAACAGAAATGATCTATGGCTTTTGTCATGAATCTTATTTagaattgacttttttttaattgagaaGCTGTATAATTTGCATGAAACATTTTAGCATGTAGAAGCTCCAGTTATATTGTCCTTTTAAAATCAGATCTCTATTATTTAATAACTTATGTACATGTTGAATAGTACACATTTGACTATTTTTGAACATTACTAAATGTGCAGATTCAGTCAATTATTTTCGAGTTTGAGCAGGGTTTTGCACAAGGCTCTCCCTATTATGAGTTTATTCATCTATTTCTTAACATGGTGAAAACATGCATAAAAATGTCATATTAAATATTTTATTCACTTTACAAGGCGTGTACATCTTATAAACTTTAGTTTTTCCAAGAGCCAGTGTGAATGGGGGTTGAAAGCATTTAAATAATGGCCCAGCTTTTGCTGTAACAAATGTTCTAATGGCACCTGTTGTTGGATAGACTTATTCTTCAATGTTTAGGTTTTCCTTTTTGTATGCCAAATAGCTGGAATTCATAGTTGATGATTCTGTAGATGAGGGAAACATGGCACCTGGTGCTCAAGCTAACAAGACAAGCAACTATGTCTCCTTAATTAATGAGGCTGAAGGATTGAGGAAAAAAGGAACAATGGCAAAGGAAGTGTAAATTACTGGATGAATTTAATGTCAGCTAAGATGGAGCAAAAAAGCTTGGATTTAGAGAGGAGAGACCAAcaaaaatgctttttttaaatgagattttatatttttaaaacctTGAACAATTAATGCCTAAAATAATACAATTCCACACTTAACTGTTAATTATCAGCGCTGGGGATCTTGGATGGCAATTTTTGACTGTTATTAGATATTTTAAGAGATATTTACATTTGTAATGACAAGAATTAACTTTATGACCAGTTTTAGTTTGCATCTACTGTGCAAATAAGCACACTGATTGCATCGCAATTGTGAAACACTTTCATGAAATTATCTTGGACAGCAGTTTTAAGGTATTGACATTGACTATGCATATGCTTCTCAACTGTATTTGCTATATGATATATATGCATAAATAATGAGAAGAATAGTTAGTCTGTTACTTTGAAAGTAAAATCTGGGCCATTGCTTCTGTCAAAGTAGATTTATCTCaccaaaatttgaaataaagggGTGAAATTGGCCTTTAATAGTGTGGAAATGAGTGATAACCAAACTACCCTAAGACCCATTTCCCAATCAATACTTTGGAACTGAAGTAGGCTTTGCAAATTGACAACAAAGGTCTGAAGGAAAATACAGTTTATTAAATTTTTGTGCACAGTGTCTGTGAGAAGAAATGTAATGTTTTTTGGATTATGGTTTAAAGGTGCAATGCAAAATTTCTTACCTGTAAATCTAAATCAATGTAATAAATGCACTAAAGAGGCATCTGTGTTAAAGCACTGCTCGGTGTTTCCTTGATTGGGCTCCTTTAGCATAAATATCTCGTTAAGGAACTGTAATGTGTTTTAACCCATTTTCAACACGTGGATGTTAACATGGTAAGTACAATGGTTATAAGGTTGGTCTTTATCAACTGTACTAAAATCAATTATAGTGAAGTTGAGCATTTTACTACTAAATCTATCGTGaaccttttttattttttttcagacAGATATGTCTAGAACCTGTGAAATCATTTAATTGCTTCAAGTCAAACATAGAATGATCAAGTTTAAGAAAAAGACTTGACGCTCTATTAAACTCAAATCATGATTTATAAATTAAAAGAGAGAAGGGAAATATTCAAGTGCTTGCATTGCAGAGGGATGGCTTACCAATACTTTCatggaaaacaaatggagcaTTCTTTAAAGAGTAATGCCCGGACCTGCTTCAGATAAGAAAAAAATTGATCTTGAATGATTGTCAAAAAATTTGAAAGGAATTTAATAAATAGTTGGAATAAGAAAAGAAAACTACATCTACATGTAAAGGAAAAgggacaaaagcagaaattgctggaacagctcagcaggtctggtaacatctgtcaagagttaacatttcggattcAGTGACCCTTTCCCAAaactgacctgctgagctgttccagcaatttctgtttttgtttctgatttccagcagtcacagttctttcagtttttgtcaaGGAAAAGGGGTTCCCTGAAAAGTATAGAATATTATACTAACACTAGATTTAATTGGTGATTAGAGGAACCAAGGAAACTGAAAAATGTACATCTACATCAACAAATGACAGCAATGAAATATCATTTCAATGTAATAGAGCAGTGGCCAGGAATGTACTTAGATGTTTAAAAGCTAACTGGGTTTGAAATTCATGGGTATGCAATAGTAAATTTCATTGCACCATCCCAAGAGAAAATAAAGCAATGATGTAACAGCTGAAAAGTATCCAGTCAAAATATTGGACTTTGAGATGAATTAGATGGGCCAAACTTTAGAAGTTTGATAGAAATTTCAAGAGACTAACAATCATTGGAAAATCAATGAATAGTGTACTTATTACTTCTTTGCAAAATGGCAGATGTATGAGTATTTGTTTCAAAAAGGGTGATAAACATGGCCATTTATAGCATCacttcacatctctgtaacaaTGCTATTGATTATCAGCACTTAACTTTAGCATTATCATACCAATAACAACCAAGGGCACAGAGTAATGCTTCTTTAGATGATATGCAAATTTGGGATGGAGTAAATCTTATACCCCCtaatttgccattcaataagttcaAGACTGATCTGATTCTTACCTATCCCTGATAAcctagattggattagattccctacaatgtggaaacaggcccttcggctcaaccagtccacaccgaccctcagaagtgtaacccacccagacccatttccctctgactaacacacctaacactatgaacaatttagcatggtcagttcacttgacctgcacatctattggactgtgggaggaaactggaacacctggaggaaacccacgcagacatgtggagaatgtgcaaactccacacagacagtcaccctaggctggaattgaccctgggatcctggtgctgtgagg
This window contains:
- the LOC132824899 gene encoding ras-related protein Rab-21 — encoded protein: MASAGAGGGKTYSFKVVLLGEGCVGKTSLVLRYCENKFNDKHITTLQASFLTKKLNIGGKRVNIAIWDTAGQERFHALGPIYYRDSNGAILVYDITDEDSFQKVKNWVKELRKMLGNDISLCIVGNKLDLEKDRHVSVEEAEVYAESVGAKHFHTSAKLNKGIEELFLDLCKRMIETAQAEERAKGNGNGQSANTRRGVQIVDDEPQQQSSGGCCS